A section of the Natronolimnobius sp. AArcel1 genome encodes:
- a CDS encoding cation:proton antiporter, giving the protein MTDIQIFFAVGIALTAALFLGELVGRAGEPVILGEILAGVALGAYALEIVDPEGSFALLAAIGSMLLLFDAGYEEIDVQQLERGGLPVLIIALFGVGLPAVGGLATGLIFGYPMITSLILAITLGVTSIGVTARTLLDLDQLDTEYGLHVVGAAVTAEILGLVVFSLLMATQQTGASTGQIVRILGLVVAFFVGAFLVQWLLIDRISRLLAGSRQTGADMIGIMGLLFLFGYAAAAVGLDVIVGGLVAGLIVSSERRFRETEIREGIVGIAYGVFIPLFFVNVGAQMDPTVLLQFDQLVIAVVAVGVVVKVGGSYLGARLAGHPHEEALIVGVGMLPRAGVELVVATTALAAGLIDERLFSAVLALVLVSVLATPLLLKRAIRRTAA; this is encoded by the coding sequence GTGACAGATATCCAGATATTTTTTGCAGTCGGAATCGCACTCACCGCAGCCCTTTTCCTCGGAGAACTGGTCGGGCGTGCCGGAGAGCCCGTAATCCTCGGCGAGATCCTCGCGGGTGTCGCCCTCGGAGCGTACGCCCTCGAAATCGTCGACCCCGAGGGATCGTTCGCCCTGCTGGCGGCTATCGGTTCGATGCTGTTGTTGTTCGACGCCGGCTACGAGGAAATCGACGTCCAGCAACTCGAGCGAGGCGGACTCCCCGTTCTCATCATCGCGCTGTTCGGAGTCGGACTTCCGGCGGTTGGAGGTCTCGCGACGGGGCTGATATTCGGCTATCCGATGATTACGAGTCTCATACTGGCGATCACACTCGGTGTGACGTCAATCGGCGTCACTGCGCGAACCCTCCTCGACCTCGACCAGCTCGACACGGAGTACGGACTCCACGTCGTCGGGGCGGCAGTTACCGCCGAAATTCTCGGCCTCGTCGTGTTCTCGCTGTTAATGGCGACCCAACAGACGGGCGCTTCGACAGGTCAAATCGTCCGCATTCTCGGCCTCGTCGTCGCGTTTTTCGTCGGTGCATTCCTCGTCCAGTGGCTGCTGATCGACCGAATCTCCCGACTCCTCGCCGGCTCCCGTCAAACCGGTGCAGATATGATCGGGATCATGGGCCTCCTGTTTCTGTTCGGGTACGCCGCCGCCGCCGTCGGTCTGGACGTGATCGTCGGCGGGCTGGTCGCCGGACTAATCGTCAGCAGTGAACGTCGATTTCGCGAGACGGAGATCCGAGAGGGCATCGTCGGCATCGCCTACGGCGTCTTCATCCCGCTGTTCTTCGTCAACGTCGGGGCGCAGATGGACCCGACTGTCCTCCTTCAGTTCGATCAGCTCGTGATCGCAGTCGTCGCGGTCGGCGTCGTCGTCAAAGTCGGCGGGAGTTATCTCGGTGCGCGGCTGGCGGGGCATCCGCACGAGGAAGCGTTGATTGTCGGCGTTGGGATGCTCCCTCGAGCCGGCGTAGAGCTGGTCGTGGCCACCACTGCGCTCGCTGCTGGCCTCATCGACGAACGACTCTTTTCTGCGGTGCTCGCACTCGTGCTCGTGTCAGTGCTCGCAACGCCACTGCTCCTCAAACGTGCGATTCGCCGGACAGCTGCGTAA
- a CDS encoding IclR family transcriptional regulator translates to MAKTSSQGKIGAVETAFEIVDTLESENTMGVSEVATELDLPKSTAHVYLKTLESEGYAINEDGRYRLSLRFLKHGGEARNRLKLYRAAKSHVDELANETGEAGNLGVEERGQRIIVYKSEVKNAIYDNTPTGEHTNLHWTALGKAILAHLPADRVDEVIDEHGLPKRTQNTITDRNELEVELNQIRERGYSFEKEERREGVTAIAVPIQDKDDPETVHSVSISGPTKRIKRGGTVRSDLIDAVKQTANVIELQYNHY, encoded by the coding sequence ATGGCAAAGACAAGCTCACAGGGGAAGATTGGGGCCGTGGAGACAGCGTTCGAAATCGTGGACACGCTCGAGTCGGAGAACACAATGGGTGTTTCGGAGGTTGCGACCGAACTCGACCTTCCGAAGAGTACAGCACATGTGTACCTGAAAACACTCGAGTCAGAGGGATACGCGATCAACGAGGATGGAAGATACCGTCTCAGTTTACGATTCTTAAAACATGGTGGAGAGGCACGGAATCGACTAAAGCTTTACCGGGCCGCCAAGAGCCATGTTGACGAGCTTGCAAACGAAACGGGTGAAGCAGGGAACCTTGGAGTCGAAGAACGGGGCCAACGAATTATTGTCTACAAGTCGGAAGTGAAAAACGCAATTTACGACAATACGCCGACGGGTGAGCACACAAATCTCCACTGGACAGCGTTGGGCAAAGCAATTCTGGCGCATCTTCCCGCCGATCGCGTTGACGAAGTCATTGACGAACACGGCTTGCCAAAACGTACTCAGAATACGATCACGGACCGAAACGAACTTGAGGTAGAACTTAACCAAATTCGAGAGCGGGGATACTCATTCGAGAAAGAGGAACGGCGGGAAGGCGTGACAGCCATCGCGGTTCCGATCCAGGATAAAGACGACCCGGAAACGGTCCATTCGGTTTCGATTTCGGGGCCAACGAAGCGGATCAAACGAGGGGGAACCGTCCGCTCGGACCTCATCGATGCCGTCAAACAGACTGCAAACGTGATCGAGTTACAGTATAATCACTACTGA
- a CDS encoding RidA family protein, whose translation MSRESISDKQSVSHHINDIRYQRNRPEFQGAFAQMTGESDLVFVEGKLPVGEGEVQNELPIEQQTGLCLERLDEELSHHDLGLNDVLETTMYLSELDSYEEANEAYIQYFESLYPARTTIGVAELLGGAGIMVRAIAEMP comes from the coding sequence ATGTCGAGAGAGTCAATTTCTGACAAACAGTCAGTTTCACATCATATAAATGATATCCGGTATCAGCGGAATCGGCCTGAATTCCAAGGTGCGTTCGCTCAGATGACCGGTGAATCTGACTTAGTGTTCGTAGAAGGGAAACTTCCGGTTGGTGAGGGCGAAGTCCAAAACGAACTACCTATAGAGCAACAAACTGGGTTGTGTTTAGAGCGCTTAGATGAGGAATTATCGCATCATGATCTTGGTTTGAATGACGTACTCGAGACGACTATGTACCTGTCTGAACTGGATTCGTATGAAGAGGCCAACGAAGCCTACATTCAATATTTCGAAAGCCTATATCCAGCCCGTACGACTATTGGCGTTGCTGAACTATTAGGTGGAGCCGGTATTATGGTTCGGGCCATCGCTGAAATGCCATAA
- a CDS encoding amino acid ABC transporter substrate-binding protein, whose product MSRRSNASGQERRSTNRRRFLKATGGAGVAGLAGCLGGESTATATTSEADDSSDEDDGGDETPTDTITLGGSMSLSGDLSDLGRLYADAYELTIERINNAGGVEAGDGTTYDLELVLRDDESDPSRSEAIYQDLVDQAEIDYLVGPYSSGITLPASDVAANAERPMVAGGGASTQIFERGNEWIFSLLPTADTYATTSIEMAMAQPDPPSSAAILAKADPFNQDVAEGARGNLQSAGVDIVVDETIPDETTDISTYLALVEDTDADVLLLCGYQDDVVIAAEQLASENVDVNMAWAPGGNLTDSFREQTGENADYWYGPSPWVPTVDSADDVFGSTSEFISAIEGEYGYELTYHSAAASAVVQTFQRAFMAVDELTPRTVRDAIRETQFESLYGAVQFDEDGTIPREMVVNQWQPDTGRQLVWPEEISEADPIYPAPTWDER is encoded by the coding sequence ATGTCGCGAAGATCTAACGCTAGTGGACAGGAGCGCCGGAGCACGAACCGTCGACGGTTTTTGAAAGCGACCGGAGGAGCGGGCGTCGCCGGCCTTGCAGGCTGTCTGGGTGGCGAGTCGACGGCAACCGCCACCACTTCCGAGGCTGACGATAGCAGCGACGAAGACGACGGGGGTGACGAGACGCCGACGGACACGATCACGCTCGGCGGATCGATGAGTCTCTCCGGCGACCTCTCCGACCTCGGACGGCTGTATGCGGACGCGTACGAACTGACCATAGAGCGGATCAACAACGCCGGCGGCGTCGAGGCAGGCGACGGGACCACCTACGACCTCGAGTTGGTCCTGCGAGACGACGAGAGCGACCCCTCGAGGAGCGAAGCTATCTACCAGGACCTTGTTGACCAGGCGGAGATCGACTACCTGGTGGGGCCGTACTCGAGCGGAATTACATTGCCGGCCAGTGACGTCGCGGCGAACGCCGAGCGGCCGATGGTTGCGGGTGGTGGCGCTAGCACACAGATATTCGAGCGTGGAAACGAGTGGATTTTCAGCCTGTTACCGACCGCCGACACCTACGCCACTACGAGCATCGAGATGGCGATGGCGCAGCCAGATCCACCATCATCGGCGGCGATCCTGGCCAAAGCGGATCCGTTCAACCAGGACGTTGCGGAGGGCGCACGCGGAAATCTGCAGTCGGCGGGAGTTGACATCGTCGTCGACGAGACGATCCCGGATGAGACGACCGACATCTCGACGTATCTCGCGCTCGTCGAGGATACCGACGCGGACGTGCTCCTCCTGTGCGGCTATCAGGACGACGTGGTGATCGCGGCCGAGCAACTGGCGAGTGAGAACGTCGACGTCAACATGGCGTGGGCACCGGGCGGCAACCTCACTGACTCGTTTAGAGAACAGACCGGAGAGAACGCCGACTACTGGTATGGCCCGTCGCCGTGGGTACCTACCGTCGACTCCGCGGACGACGTCTTCGGGTCGACGAGCGAGTTTATCTCGGCCATCGAGGGCGAGTACGGGTACGAACTCACCTATCACAGTGCGGCAGCCAGCGCCGTCGTCCAGACGTTCCAGCGTGCGTTCATGGCCGTCGACGAGCTGACCCCGAGGACCGTACGTGACGCCATCCGCGAGACTCAGTTCGAGAGTCTCTACGGGGCCGTTCAGTTCGACGAGGACGGCACCATCCCGAGAGAGATGGTCGTCAATCAGTGGCAGCCAGACACAGGCAGGCAACTCGTGTGGCCGGAGGAGATCAGCGAAGCTGATCCTATCTACCCGGCACCGACCTGGGATGAGCGATAG
- a CDS encoding LUD domain-containing protein, whose product MSRNDHVETPDHCRVFRDRLTEVGVDSTIIQATAVAHELEQRLEYPAVGAPLRITDASLPAEIEDEPTLKDLKRAAAGATSACLGVASQGSIVVTPNVQLDGPVSLYPPKHIAVLQVSDIVPDTASALEELSSQFATGANDAVFITGPSSTGDMGKSVVGVHGPAELEVLLVE is encoded by the coding sequence ATGAGTCGTAATGATCACGTCGAGACACCAGATCATTGCCGTGTGTTTCGGGACCGGCTTACCGAAGTCGGGGTCGATTCAACCATCATTCAGGCGACAGCGGTTGCCCACGAACTTGAGCAGCGACTCGAGTATCCTGCCGTCGGGGCGCCGCTTCGAATCACTGATGCGTCGTTGCCCGCTGAGATCGAAGACGAACCGACGCTCAAAGATCTCAAACGGGCTGCAGCCGGTGCCACATCAGCTTGTCTCGGCGTCGCGTCGCAGGGGAGTATCGTCGTTACGCCGAACGTGCAACTGGATGGGCCGGTGAGTCTCTATCCACCGAAACACATTGCTGTGTTACAGGTGTCCGATATCGTACCGGACACCGCGAGCGCGCTTGAAGAACTCTCATCTCAGTTTGCCACGGGGGCAAACGATGCAGTATTCATTACGGGGCCGTCCTCAACGGGGGATATGGGTAAATCCGTTGTCGGGGTTCATGGACCAGCGGAACTGGAGGTGTTACTTGTCGAATGA